A single genomic interval of Danio aesculapii chromosome 5, fDanAes4.1, whole genome shotgun sequence harbors:
- the chek2 gene encoding serine/threonine-protein kinase Chk2 isoform X2 encodes MSEEAGPSGESQSQTQSQTQSQPASSSSSAPTSSSQGSSSGSGTLSSVDTVPVQELQSIPEDEEEVQPQVWGRVIPLMQGFSVLNCTENQYSFGRDKRCDYSFSNSILKKSPYFNTYSKKHFRIFRDENLVYLEDLSGNGTWVDDEKLGNGKQSLLSNNSVIALAEQKHQVFMFIDKMGDDQANLPLEFSKKYHIARKIGTGVCGEVKLAIEKETFKKVALKTINKHDFPSIGTATRNAEREIEILKKIDHPCLIKTEDFYQTEDSYYIVLEYIEGGELFGRIKAKKKLEEEIAKLYFYQMLKAVEYLHNNGIIHRDLKPENVLLTSHDDICLIKITDFNQSKILEESSLMKTLCGTPTYLAPEVFTHAATVGYTKAVDYWSLGVLLFICLGGYPPFNTECATMSVREQIINGQYRFIPSQWKNVSNEAKDLVKKLLVVDPQKRLSVEEALEHPWLKDDKMRQNANLLMNTGAANQPMHPEATRKRKAQEGEGEPSSKRKPGP; translated from the exons ATGTCTGAGGAAGCCGGACCCAGCGGTGAATCTCAGTCTCAAACTCAGTCCCAAACTCAATCCCAGCCTGCGTCCAGCTCCTCGTCTGCCCCAACATCGTCCAGCCAGGGCTCGTCCTCGGGCTCTGGGACTCTGAGTTCGGTGGACACAGTACCGGTCCAGGAGCTCCAGTCCATCCCTGAAGATGAGGAGGAGGTCCAGCCGCAGGTGTGGGGCCGCGTCATTCCTCTGATGCAGGGGTTCAGTGTGCTCA ATTGCACAGAAAACCAGTACAGCTTTGGGAGGGATAAAAGATGCGATTATAGTTTCAGCAACTCCATTCTGAAAAAATCACCGTATTTCAACACATACAGCAAGAAACATTTTAGGATTTTTAGG GATGAGAATCTGGTTTATCTTGAGGACCTCAGTGGTAACGGCACATGGGTGGACGACGAGAAACTGGGAAACGGGAAGCAAAGTCTTCTTAGCAATAACTCCGTTATCGCCCTCGCAGAACAAAAACATCAAG tttttaTGTTTATAGATAAGATGGGGGACGATCAAGCAAACCTTCCTTTGGAGTTCAGCAAGAAATATCATATAGCACGAAAGATTGGGAC AGGCGTCTGTGGTGAAGTTAAGCTTGCCATTGAGAAGGAAACCTTTAAAAAGGTTGCTCTGAAAACTATAAACAAACATGACTTTCCATCAATAGGG ACAGCCACACGAAATGCAGAACGGGAAATCGAAATTTTGAAGAAAATTGATCAT CCGTGCCTGATCAAAACTGAAGATTTCTACCAGACAGAGGATTCCTACTACATTGTTTTGGAGTA TATTGAAGGTGGTGAGCTGTTTGGCAGGATCAAGGCCAAAAAAAAACTGGAGGAAGAAATCGCTAAGCTCTACTTTTATCAGATGCTCAAGGCTGTAGAG TATCTCCACAACAACGGGATCATTCATCGAGACCTCAAACCTGAGAACGTGCTGCTGACTTCACATGACGACATCTGTTTGATTAAG ATTACGGATTTTAATCAGTCCAAGATTTTGGAGGAATCCTCCCTGATGAAGACGCTCTGTGGGACGCCCACATATCTGGCCCCGGAGGTGTTCACGCACGCCGCCACTGTGGGATACACAAAAGCTGTGGATTATTGGAGTCTGGGAGTCCTACTGTTCATCTG TTTGGGTGGGTATCCTCCATTTAACACAGAGTGCGCCACCATGTCTGTCCGTGAGCAGATCATTAACGGCCAGTACCGATTCATCCCCTCTCAGTGGAAGAACGTTTCAAATGAAG CCAAAGATTTGGTCAAGAAGCTCCTGGTTGTGGATCCTCAGAAGCGTCTGAGTGTTGAAGAGGCGCTGGAGCATCCCTGGTTAAAA GATGACAAGATGAGACAAAATGCAAACCTTCTGATGAATACTGGAGCTGCAAATCAACCAATGCATCCAGAAGCAACCAGG AAACGTAAGGCACAAGAGGGAGAAGGTGAACCGTCATCCAAGAGGAAACCCGGGCCTTGA
- the chek2 gene encoding serine/threonine-protein kinase Chk2 isoform X1 has protein sequence MSEEAGPSGESQSQTQSQTQSQPASSSSSAPTSSSQGSSSGSGTLSSVDTVPVQELQSIPEDEEEVQPQVWGRVIPLMQGFSVLNCTENQYSFGRDKRCDYSFSNSILKKSPYFNTYSKKHFRIFRDENLVYLEDLSGNGTWVDDEKLGNGKQSLLSNNSVIALAEQKHQVFMFIDKMGDDQANLPLEFSKKYHIARKIGTGVCGEVKLAIEKETFKKVALKTINKHDFPSIGTATRNAEREIEILKKIDHPCLIKTEDFYQTEDSYYIVLEYIEGGELFGRIKAKKKLEEEIAKLYFYQMLKAVEYLHNNGIIHRDLKPENVLLTSHDDICLIKITDFNQSKILEESSLMKTLCGTPTYLAPEVFTHAATVGYTKAVDYWSLGVLLFICLGGYPPFNTECATMSVREQIINGQYRFIPSQWKNVSNEAKDLVKKLLVVDPQKRLSVEEALEHPWLKDDKMRQNANLLMNTGAANQPMHPEATRQKRKAQEGEGEPSSKRKPGP, from the exons ATGTCTGAGGAAGCCGGACCCAGCGGTGAATCTCAGTCTCAAACTCAGTCCCAAACTCAATCCCAGCCTGCGTCCAGCTCCTCGTCTGCCCCAACATCGTCCAGCCAGGGCTCGTCCTCGGGCTCTGGGACTCTGAGTTCGGTGGACACAGTACCGGTCCAGGAGCTCCAGTCCATCCCTGAAGATGAGGAGGAGGTCCAGCCGCAGGTGTGGGGCCGCGTCATTCCTCTGATGCAGGGGTTCAGTGTGCTCA ATTGCACAGAAAACCAGTACAGCTTTGGGAGGGATAAAAGATGCGATTATAGTTTCAGCAACTCCATTCTGAAAAAATCACCGTATTTCAACACATACAGCAAGAAACATTTTAGGATTTTTAGG GATGAGAATCTGGTTTATCTTGAGGACCTCAGTGGTAACGGCACATGGGTGGACGACGAGAAACTGGGAAACGGGAAGCAAAGTCTTCTTAGCAATAACTCCGTTATCGCCCTCGCAGAACAAAAACATCAAG tttttaTGTTTATAGATAAGATGGGGGACGATCAAGCAAACCTTCCTTTGGAGTTCAGCAAGAAATATCATATAGCACGAAAGATTGGGAC AGGCGTCTGTGGTGAAGTTAAGCTTGCCATTGAGAAGGAAACCTTTAAAAAGGTTGCTCTGAAAACTATAAACAAACATGACTTTCCATCAATAGGG ACAGCCACACGAAATGCAGAACGGGAAATCGAAATTTTGAAGAAAATTGATCAT CCGTGCCTGATCAAAACTGAAGATTTCTACCAGACAGAGGATTCCTACTACATTGTTTTGGAGTA TATTGAAGGTGGTGAGCTGTTTGGCAGGATCAAGGCCAAAAAAAAACTGGAGGAAGAAATCGCTAAGCTCTACTTTTATCAGATGCTCAAGGCTGTAGAG TATCTCCACAACAACGGGATCATTCATCGAGACCTCAAACCTGAGAACGTGCTGCTGACTTCACATGACGACATCTGTTTGATTAAG ATTACGGATTTTAATCAGTCCAAGATTTTGGAGGAATCCTCCCTGATGAAGACGCTCTGTGGGACGCCCACATATCTGGCCCCGGAGGTGTTCACGCACGCCGCCACTGTGGGATACACAAAAGCTGTGGATTATTGGAGTCTGGGAGTCCTACTGTTCATCTG TTTGGGTGGGTATCCTCCATTTAACACAGAGTGCGCCACCATGTCTGTCCGTGAGCAGATCATTAACGGCCAGTACCGATTCATCCCCTCTCAGTGGAAGAACGTTTCAAATGAAG CCAAAGATTTGGTCAAGAAGCTCCTGGTTGTGGATCCTCAGAAGCGTCTGAGTGTTGAAGAGGCGCTGGAGCATCCCTGGTTAAAA GATGACAAGATGAGACAAAATGCAAACCTTCTGATGAATACTGGAGCTGCAAATCAACCAATGCATCCAGAAGCAACCAGG CAGAAACGTAAGGCACAAGAGGGAGAAGGTGAACCGTCATCCAAGAGGAAACCCGGGCCTTGA